A region from the Lysobacter sp. BMK333-48F3 genome encodes:
- a CDS encoding M28 family peptidase — MWAALAAVLFSGSIAAGHAAAAQRETRIPQTALDAVPELRERALASDLGYRITESLTTEVGPRLAGSEADARAVQWAQAKFKELGFDKVWIEPVTFPKWERRSEHAEVLGVHRQPLALTALGGSPAGKVEAQVVRFADLAALEAAPAGSLAGKIAFVDYRMERARDGAGYGPGGRVRSRGPSAAIRAGASAFLMRSAGTDSHRNPHTGITRFDDGLTPIPSAALAAPDADQLARLAARGPVQVRVALDCGWDGQASSHNVIGEIRGKSKPDEVVIIGGHLDSWDLGTGAIDDGAGVGLTMAAAKLIGQTKLRPARSVRVIAFANEEQGLHGGKAYALKHAKDVAKHQIGAESDFGAGRIYAYSSSAPDYARAADKQIAEALAPLGIEHTPGKGGPGPDISPFAAGGLAWARLAQDGSDYFDYHHTPDDTLDKIDPKALAQNVAAYAVFAYLAASAEGDFGSAPKQVTPPEE, encoded by the coding sequence TTGTGGGCAGCGTTGGCTGCCGTGTTGTTCTCGGGTTCGATCGCGGCCGGCCATGCCGCGGCCGCCCAGCGCGAAACGCGCATTCCGCAGACCGCGCTGGACGCCGTGCCCGAGCTGCGCGAACGCGCCCTGGCCAGCGACCTGGGCTATCGCATCACCGAGTCGCTGACCACCGAAGTCGGCCCGCGCCTGGCCGGCAGCGAGGCCGATGCGCGCGCGGTGCAGTGGGCGCAGGCCAAGTTCAAGGAGCTGGGCTTCGACAAGGTCTGGATCGAACCGGTGACCTTCCCGAAGTGGGAGCGCCGCAGCGAACACGCCGAAGTGCTGGGCGTCCATCGCCAGCCGTTGGCGCTGACCGCGCTGGGCGGCAGCCCGGCCGGCAAGGTCGAGGCGCAGGTGGTGCGCTTCGCCGACCTGGCCGCGCTGGAGGCCGCACCGGCCGGTTCGCTGGCCGGCAAGATCGCCTTCGTCGATTACCGCATGGAGCGGGCCCGCGACGGCGCCGGCTACGGCCCCGGCGGGCGGGTGCGCAGCCGCGGTCCGTCGGCGGCGATCCGCGCCGGCGCTTCGGCCTTCCTGATGCGCTCGGCCGGCACCGACTCGCACCGCAATCCGCACACCGGCATCACCCGCTTCGACGACGGCCTGACCCCAATTCCCTCGGCCGCACTGGCCGCGCCCGACGCCGACCAGCTCGCCCGCCTGGCCGCGCGCGGGCCGGTGCAGGTGCGCGTCGCCCTGGACTGCGGTTGGGACGGCCAGGCCAGTTCGCACAACGTGATCGGCGAGATCCGCGGCAAGAGCAAGCCCGACGAAGTGGTGATCATCGGCGGCCACCTGGATTCCTGGGACCTGGGCACCGGCGCGATCGACGACGGCGCCGGCGTCGGCCTGACCATGGCCGCGGCCAAGCTGATCGGCCAGACCAAGCTGCGTCCGGCGCGCAGCGTGCGGGTGATCGCCTTCGCCAACGAGGAACAGGGCCTGCACGGCGGCAAGGCCTACGCGCTCAAGCACGCCAAGGACGTGGCCAAGCACCAGATCGGCGCCGAGAGCGACTTCGGCGCGGGCCGCATCTACGCCTATTCCAGCTCGGCGCCGGACTACGCCCGGGCGGCGGACAAGCAGATCGCCGAGGCGCTGGCGCCGCTGGGCATCGAGCACACGCCCGGCAAGGGCGGCCCGGGCCCGGACATCTCGCCGTTCGCGGCCGGCGGCCTGGCCTGGGCGCGGCTGGCGCAGGACGGCAGCGACTACTTCGACTACCACCACACGCCCGACGACACCCTGGACAAGATCGACCCCAAGGCGCTGGCGCAGAACGTCGCCGCCTACGCGGTGTTCGCCTATCTGGCGGCCTCGGCCGAGGGCGATTTCGGCAGCGCGCCGAAGCAGGTGACGCCGCCGGAGGAGTGA
- a CDS encoding RNA methyltransferase has protein sequence MRHDPPRGPRKPGGTGESPWRSAPRRDERRDDARPPRPAGEEPHSRDAVPHRGHAHPHSRSERREQRHRHGDGPYRDAGRDGERAPRPERAGHRARDEVRARFEDGDDEGYDAPSPQRARRDAEVRLYGLNAIRAVYARRPQAIRKLYLDAPRIPQLQPLLAWCVANRVGYRVVEQEDLDRLAASSHHEGVVADVLREEPVSLSEWLRDLPAGPQLALWLDGVGNPHNLGAILRSAAHFGVSAVLLPKEASLALSGAAARVAEGGAEAVPMVRMGRSDNALAQLRGAGFALAATVVKGGDDLFRAPLPERLVYVLGAEGEGMDRELAAACDQRLSIPGSGQVESLNVAAATAVLLAAWRARR, from the coding sequence ATGCGACATGATCCCCCGCGCGGCCCGCGCAAGCCCGGCGGCACGGGCGAGAGCCCCTGGCGCAGCGCGCCCCGTCGCGATGAGCGCCGCGACGACGCGCGGCCGCCGCGGCCGGCCGGCGAAGAGCCGCACAGTCGCGACGCCGTGCCGCACCGCGGCCACGCCCATCCGCATTCGCGTTCGGAACGCCGCGAGCAGCGCCATCGCCACGGCGACGGCCCTTATCGCGACGCCGGCCGCGACGGCGAGCGCGCGCCGCGACCGGAGCGCGCCGGCCATCGGGCCCGCGACGAGGTCCGCGCCCGTTTCGAGGACGGCGACGACGAAGGCTACGACGCGCCCTCGCCGCAGCGCGCGCGCCGCGACGCCGAGGTGCGCCTGTACGGGCTCAACGCGATCCGCGCGGTGTACGCGCGCCGTCCGCAGGCGATCCGCAAGCTGTATCTGGACGCGCCGCGGATCCCGCAATTGCAGCCGCTGCTGGCCTGGTGCGTGGCCAACCGGGTCGGTTACCGGGTGGTCGAGCAGGAAGACCTGGACCGCCTGGCGGCGAGCAGCCACCACGAAGGCGTGGTCGCCGATGTATTGCGCGAAGAGCCGGTGTCGCTGTCGGAATGGCTGCGCGATCTGCCGGCCGGGCCGCAGCTGGCGCTGTGGCTGGACGGGGTCGGCAATCCGCACAACCTCGGCGCGATCCTGCGCTCGGCCGCGCATTTCGGCGTGAGCGCGGTGCTGTTGCCGAAAGAGGCGAGCCTGGCCCTGTCCGGCGCCGCCGCGCGGGTCGCCGAGGGCGGCGCCGAAGCGGTGCCGATGGTGCGCATGGGCCGCAGCGACAATGCCCTGGCGCAGTTGCGCGGCGCCGGCTTCGCCCTGGCCGCGACGGTGGTGAAGGGCGGCGACGATCTGTTCCGCGCGCCGCTGCCCGAGCGCCTGGTCTACGTGCTCGGCGCCGAGGGCGAGGGCATGGACCGCGAACTGGCCGCGGCCTGCGACCAGCGCCTGTCGATTCCGGGTTCGGGCCAGGTCGAAAGCCTCAACGTCGCCGCGGCCACCGCGGTGCTGCTGGCGGCGTGGCGCGCGCGCCGTTGA
- a CDS encoding GNAT family protein: MNAPASPAGPLTGDGFVLRRWRRDDLDSLVAHAHDEQVSRATSDRFPYPYTRQDGERFLAGEVVDLNASVFAIEVDGQAVGGIGARPGQGERAHCAEFGYWLGRRLWGGGVMTRVVAAYAPWAMRELSLYRLYATVLDHNPASARVLLKNGFDEEGAQRCAVYKRGQLHDLRVFAKVRRSLDDAT, translated from the coding sequence ATGAACGCCCCCGCTTCCCCTGCCGGCCCCCTCACGGGCGACGGCTTCGTCCTGCGCCGCTGGCGCCGCGACGACCTGGACAGCCTGGTGGCGCACGCGCACGACGAGCAGGTTTCGCGCGCGACCAGCGACCGTTTTCCCTATCCCTACACGCGCCAGGACGGCGAGCGCTTCCTTGCCGGCGAGGTGGTCGATCTGAACGCCTCGGTGTTCGCGATCGAGGTCGACGGCCAGGCGGTCGGCGGCATCGGCGCGCGTCCGGGCCAGGGCGAGCGCGCCCATTGCGCCGAGTTCGGCTATTGGCTCGGCCGCCGGCTGTGGGGCGGCGGCGTGATGACCCGGGTGGTCGCCGCGTATGCGCCCTGGGCGATGCGCGAGCTGTCGCTGTATCGCCTGTATGCGACGGTGCTCGACCACAACCCGGCCTCGGCGCGGGTGCTGTTGAAGAACGGTTTCGACGAAGAAGGCGCGCAACGCTGCGCCGTGTACAAGCGCGGGCAACTGCACGATCTGCGGGTGTTCGCTAAGGTTAGAAGGAGTCTGGACGATGCGACATGA
- a CDS encoding efflux RND transporter permease subunit, producing MMLSDVSIRRPVFATVMSLLLIVLGVMAFSRLTLRELPAIDPPVVSVDVTYPGASAAVVETRITQVLEDALAGIEGIESIESRSVNGRASISIEFTLQREIEAAANDVRDAVSRVSNRMPEEADPPQIEKVESDADPILWLNMSSKQMDTLQLSDYAERYVVDRLSSVDGVAQVRIGGQQRYAMRIWLDQNALAARGITVNEVEAALRAENVELPAGRIESESRDFTLRVARSYQKPEDFAQIPLSKGADGYVVRLGDVARIQLDSAERRAYYRSNGEPNIGLGIVKTSTANSLDVARAIRDEADVIRPSLPEGTDIFVAFDTTIFIESAVERVYHTLFEAMALVLIVIWLFLGSFRAALIPAVTVPVCLIAAFIPLYAFGFSINLLTLLALVLCIGLVVDDAIVVLENIQRRADLGEPKLVAAARGTKQVAFAVIATTAVLVAVFLPVGFMEGNTGRLFRELSVALAGAVALSAFVALTLTPMMSSKFVRPHSEEKSNPINRWVNARLDGIGRRYRRLLDHSVERPWLFGALMLAALALSFGLFKLVPSELAPQEDRGSFQISILGPEGAGFDYTVKQVQQVEKIVASHTGPDQTIQRYNPRVPGGFGASEEMHTGRIAVFLQDWDKREQSTAQVADSLRAELGQLTGVRALPQVGGGLVRTRGQPIQIVLGGPEYAQLAQWRDRLLARIEQNKGMFSADSDYKETRPQMRVEIDRQRAADLGVSVTDIGHALETLMGSRRVTTFVQNGEEYDVIAQADRVLRASPEDLAAIQVRARDGGLVPLSNLVTLNELAEPGSLNRFNRLRAITISAGLAPGYTMGEAIAWLNQVVAEELPEQAQIDWKGESREYQKAGGAVLMTFTLALLVVYLVLAAQFESFIHPFVIMLTVPLGVLGALLGLWMTGGTLNLFSQIGIVMLVGLAAKNGILIVEFANQLRDEGRSIHDAIVEASAVRLRPILMTSIATVVGAVPLVLAGGPGSASRATIGVVVIFGVSFSTLLSLFIVPAFYVLLARYTKSPEAVAHELEKLEQETPQAGGHA from the coding sequence GTGATGCTCTCCGACGTTTCGATCCGCCGTCCCGTGTTCGCCACGGTGATGAGCCTGCTGCTGATCGTGCTCGGGGTGATGGCGTTCTCGCGCCTGACCCTGCGCGAATTGCCGGCGATCGACCCGCCGGTGGTCTCGGTCGACGTGACCTATCCCGGCGCTTCGGCGGCGGTGGTGGAAACCCGCATCACCCAGGTGCTGGAGGACGCCCTGGCCGGCATCGAGGGCATCGAAAGCATCGAGTCGCGCAGCGTCAACGGCCGCGCCTCGATCAGCATCGAGTTCACCCTGCAGCGCGAGATCGAGGCCGCCGCCAACGACGTGCGCGACGCGGTCAGCCGGGTGTCGAACCGGATGCCGGAAGAGGCCGACCCGCCGCAGATCGAGAAGGTCGAGAGCGACGCCGACCCGATCCTGTGGTTGAACATGAGCTCCAAGCAGATGGACACGCTGCAGCTGTCCGACTATGCGGAGCGCTACGTGGTCGACCGGCTGTCCTCGGTCGACGGCGTGGCTCAGGTGCGGATCGGCGGCCAGCAGCGCTACGCGATGCGGATCTGGCTGGACCAGAACGCGCTGGCCGCGCGCGGCATCACCGTCAACGAGGTCGAGGCCGCGCTGCGCGCCGAGAACGTCGAACTGCCGGCCGGCCGGATCGAATCGGAATCGCGCGACTTCACCCTGCGCGTGGCGCGCAGCTACCAGAAGCCCGAAGACTTCGCCCAGATTCCGCTGAGCAAGGGCGCCGACGGCTATGTGGTGCGGCTGGGCGACGTGGCCCGGATCCAGCTCGACTCGGCCGAGCGCCGCGCCTACTACCGCAGCAACGGCGAGCCCAACATCGGCCTGGGCATCGTCAAGACTTCCACCGCCAACAGCCTGGACGTGGCCCGGGCGATCCGCGACGAGGCCGACGTGATCCGGCCCAGCCTGCCGGAAGGCACCGACATCTTCGTCGCCTTCGACACCACCATCTTCATCGAGTCGGCGGTCGAGCGCGTGTACCACACGCTGTTCGAGGCGATGGCCCTGGTGTTGATCGTGATCTGGCTGTTCCTGGGCAGCTTCCGCGCCGCGCTGATCCCGGCGGTGACGGTGCCGGTATGCCTGATCGCGGCCTTCATCCCGCTGTACGCGTTCGGCTTCTCGATCAACCTGCTGACCCTGCTGGCGCTGGTGCTGTGCATCGGCCTGGTGGTCGACGACGCGATCGTGGTGCTGGAGAACATCCAGCGCCGTGCCGACCTGGGCGAGCCCAAGCTGGTCGCCGCCGCGCGCGGCACCAAGCAGGTGGCGTTCGCGGTGATCGCGACCACCGCGGTGCTGGTCGCGGTGTTCCTGCCGGTCGGCTTCATGGAAGGCAACACCGGGCGGCTGTTCCGCGAGCTGTCGGTGGCCCTGGCCGGCGCGGTCGCGCTGTCGGCCTTCGTCGCGTTGACCCTGACGCCGATGATGTCGTCCAAGTTCGTGCGTCCGCACAGCGAAGAGAAGTCCAACCCGATCAACCGCTGGGTCAACGCGCGCCTGGACGGCATCGGCCGCCGCTACCGGCGCCTGCTCGACCACAGCGTCGAGCGGCCGTGGCTGTTCGGCGCGCTGATGCTGGCCGCGCTGGCGCTGAGCTTCGGCCTGTTCAAGCTGGTGCCCTCGGAACTGGCGCCGCAGGAAGACCGCGGCTCGTTCCAGATCTCGATCCTCGGCCCGGAAGGCGCCGGCTTCGACTACACGGTCAAGCAGGTGCAGCAGGTCGAGAAGATCGTCGCCTCGCACACCGGCCCGGACCAGACCATCCAGCGCTACAACCCGCGCGTGCCCGGCGGCTTCGGCGCCAGCGAGGAAATGCATACCGGCCGGATCGCGGTGTTCCTGCAGGACTGGGACAAGCGCGAGCAGAGCACGGCCCAGGTCGCCGACAGCCTGCGCGCCGAGCTCGGCCAGCTGACCGGCGTGCGCGCGCTGCCGCAGGTCGGCGGCGGCCTGGTGCGCACCCGCGGCCAGCCGATCCAGATCGTGCTCGGCGGCCCCGAGTACGCGCAACTGGCGCAGTGGCGCGACCGCCTGCTGGCGCGGATCGAACAGAACAAGGGCATGTTCTCGGCCGACTCGGACTACAAGGAAACCCGGCCGCAGATGCGGGTCGAGATCGACCGCCAGCGCGCCGCCGACCTCGGCGTCAGCGTCACCGACATCGGCCACGCCCTGGAGACCCTGATGGGCTCGCGCCGGGTCACCACCTTCGTCCAGAACGGCGAGGAGTACGACGTGATCGCCCAGGCCGACCGGGTGCTGCGCGCCTCGCCGGAAGACCTGGCGGCGATCCAGGTGCGCGCCCGCGACGGCGGCCTGGTGCCGCTATCGAACCTGGTCACGCTCAACGAATTGGCCGAGCCCGGCAGCCTGAACCGCTTCAACCGCCTGCGCGCGATCACCATCAGCGCCGGCCTCGCGCCGGGCTACACCATGGGCGAGGCGATCGCCTGGCTCAATCAGGTGGTGGCCGAGGAACTGCCGGAGCAGGCCCAGATCGACTGGAAGGGCGAGTCGCGCGAATACCAGAAGGCCGGCGGCGCGGTGCTGATGACCTTCACCCTGGCCTTGCTGGTGGTGTATCTGGTGCTGGCGGCGCAGTTCGAAAGCTTCATCCATCCGTTCGTGATCATGCTGACCGTGCCGCTGGGCGTGCTCGGCGCCTTGCTCGGCCTGTGGATGACCGGCGGCACGCTCAATCTGTTCAGCCAGATCGGCATCGTCATGCTGGTCGGCCTGGCGGCGAAGAACGGCATCCTGATCGTCGAGTTCGCCAACCAGTTGCGCGATGAAGGCCGGTCGATCCACGACGCGATCGTCGAGGCCTCGGCGGTGCGGTTGCGGCCGATCCTGATGACCTCGATCGCGACCGTGGTCGGCGCGGTGCCGCTGGTGCTGGCCGGCGGTCCCGGCTCGGCCAGCCGGGCGACGATCGGCGTGGTGGTGATCTTCGGCGTCTCGTTCTCGACCTTGCTGTCGCTGTTCATCGTGCCGGCGTTCTACGTGTTGCTGGCGCGCTACACCAAGTCGCCCGAAGCCGTCGCGCACGAGTTGGAGAAGCTGGAACAGGAAACCCCGCAGGCCGGTGGCCACGCCTGA
- a CDS encoding efflux RND transporter periplasmic adaptor subunit, producing MRSSTGLPLCFVLASALALAAGGQGGDRPVPVTVESVRLRPWNDSLQALGNVKARESITVTAKVSEIVQTVHFDSGDRVAAGASLVTLSGKAQQAALAQAEAAAKEADTLYQRQSELAAQQLIARSALDTQRATRDATRARVEQMKADIGDRVIRAPFAGVLGIRQVSPGSLVTPGTPIATLDDTDRVYVDFPVPETRLASLARGQRVDGGSAAYPGRKFEGTVGTVDARVDPATRAITVRGEFANPEHLLRPGMLIQVTLLQPERQALLVPEIAVVQVGTDSYVFRVQPDQTVERADVRVGARREGLAEIVEGLKVGDRIVVDGTGKLRVGSKIAAATGKAPAAQAAGEQGRKHD from the coding sequence ATGCGATCCAGTACCGGCCTTCCCCTGTGTTTCGTCCTCGCTTCCGCGCTCGCCCTTGCCGCAGGCGGCCAGGGCGGCGACCGGCCGGTGCCGGTGACGGTCGAATCGGTGCGGCTGCGGCCGTGGAACGACAGCCTGCAGGCGCTGGGCAACGTCAAGGCGCGCGAGTCGATCACGGTCACTGCCAAGGTCAGCGAAATCGTCCAGACCGTGCACTTCGACAGCGGCGACCGGGTCGCCGCCGGCGCCTCGCTGGTCACCCTCAGCGGCAAGGCCCAGCAGGCCGCCCTGGCCCAGGCCGAGGCCGCCGCCAAGGAGGCCGACACCCTGTACCAGCGCCAGAGCGAGCTGGCCGCGCAGCAGCTGATCGCGCGCTCGGCGCTGGACACCCAGCGCGCCACCCGCGATGCCACCCGCGCCCGGGTCGAACAGATGAAAGCCGACATCGGCGACCGGGTGATCCGCGCGCCGTTCGCCGGCGTGCTCGGCATCCGCCAGGTCAGCCCCGGCTCGCTGGTCACCCCGGGCACGCCGATCGCCACCCTCGACGACACCGACCGGGTCTATGTCGATTTCCCGGTGCCGGAAACCCGCCTGGCGAGCCTGGCCCGCGGCCAGCGCGTCGACGGCGGCAGCGCCGCCTATCCGGGGCGCAAGTTCGAAGGCACGGTCGGCACGGTCGATGCGCGGGTCGATCCGGCCACGCGCGCGATCACCGTGCGCGGCGAGTTCGCCAACCCCGAGCACCTGCTGCGCCCGGGCATGCTGATCCAGGTGACCCTGCTGCAGCCCGAGCGCCAGGCCTTGCTGGTGCCGGAGATCGCGGTGGTCCAGGTCGGTACCGATTCCTACGTGTTCCGGGTCCAGCCCGACCAGACGGTGGAGCGCGCCGACGTGCGGGTCGGCGCGCGCCGCGAGGGACTGGCCGAAATCGTCGAAGGCCTGAAGGTCGGCGACCGCATCGTCGTCGACGGCACCGGCAAGCTGCGCGTCGGCAGCAAGATCGCCGCCGCCACCGGCAAGGCGCCTGCGGCCCAGGCCGCCGGCGAGCAGGGCCGCAAGCATGACTGA
- the cysK gene encoding cysteine synthase A codes for MIHDSILDTVGRTPVVRLHRLAPDHVTLYAKVEAFNPGGSVKDRLALAIVLDAEARGLLKPGDTVIEATSGNTGVALAMVCAARGYKFVATMSETFSIERRKLMRAYGAKVILTPAAERGSGMVRRAAELAQKHGWFLARQFENPANPAYHRSTTAAEILQDFAGRRLDHFVSGWGTGGTLTGVGEMLRLARPEVQITACEPAGAALLSGKEWQPHKIQGWTPDFVPAVLNRNAAHAILSVDDVLARDTARRLAAEEGVFVGISAGATAAAALEVARTAEPGAVILAMLPDTGERYLSTFLFEGIAEGSDDEWLASLG; via the coding sequence ATGATCCACGACAGCATTCTCGACACCGTCGGCCGCACGCCGGTGGTGCGCCTGCACCGCCTCGCCCCCGACCACGTGACCCTGTACGCCAAGGTCGAGGCCTTCAACCCCGGCGGTTCGGTCAAGGACCGCCTGGCCCTGGCGATCGTGCTCGACGCCGAGGCGCGCGGCCTGCTCAAGCCCGGCGACACCGTGATCGAAGCGACCTCGGGCAACACCGGCGTGGCCCTGGCGATGGTCTGCGCCGCGCGCGGCTACAAGTTCGTGGCGACGATGAGCGAGACCTTCTCGATCGAGCGGCGCAAGCTGATGCGCGCCTACGGCGCCAAGGTGATCCTGACCCCGGCCGCCGAACGCGGCAGCGGCATGGTCCGGCGCGCCGCCGAACTGGCGCAGAAGCACGGCTGGTTCCTGGCCCGCCAGTTCGAGAACCCGGCCAACCCCGCCTACCACCGCAGCACCACCGCCGCGGAAATCCTGCAGGACTTCGCCGGCCGCCGGCTGGATCATTTCGTCAGCGGCTGGGGCACCGGCGGCACCCTCACCGGGGTCGGCGAGATGCTGCGCCTGGCCCGCCCCGAAGTGCAGATCACCGCCTGCGAGCCGGCCGGCGCGGCCCTGCTCAGCGGCAAGGAATGGCAGCCGCACAAGATCCAGGGCTGGACCCCGGACTTCGTCCCGGCGGTGCTCAACCGCAATGCCGCGCACGCGATCCTGTCGGTCGACGACGTGCTCGCCCGCGACACCGCGCGCCGGCTCGCCGCCGAGGAAGGCGTCTTCGTCGGCATCTCCGCCGGCGCCACCGCGGCGGCGGCGCTGGAAGTGGCGCGCACCGCCGAACCCGGCGCGGTGATCCTGGCGATGCTGCCGGACACCGGCGAGCGCTACCTCAGCACCTTCCTGTTCGAAGGCATCGCCGAGGGCAGCGACGACGAGTGGCTGGCGTCGCTGGGATAA
- a CDS encoding class I fructose-bisphosphate aldolase, with the protein MSIEQLAETAQAMVAAGKGIIAIDESNATIAKRFAGVGIDNTEENRRAYRELLLTTPKIGDYISGAILYDETIRQSTKAGVPFTKIMMDNGVIPGIKVDKGPQPLAGFPGEVVTEGLDGLRARLEEYYKLGARFAKWRAVINIGDDIPSGTCIEANSHALARYAALCQEQGLVPMVEPEVIMDGSHDIDTCFEVTEVTLRSLFGALYEHSVLLEGTILKASMVLPGTLAADKASVEEVAAATLQCLKSTVPATLPGIVFLSGGQSDEDATAHLNAMNLMGPNPWPLSFSYGRAMQSAALKLWSQDLAGNVAKAQQTVYERAKANGLAALGQWQKAA; encoded by the coding sequence ATGAGCATCGAACAGCTTGCCGAAACCGCCCAGGCCATGGTCGCCGCGGGCAAGGGCATCATCGCGATCGACGAGTCGAACGCCACCATCGCCAAGCGCTTCGCCGGCGTCGGCATCGACAACACCGAAGAAAATCGCCGCGCCTACCGCGAGCTGCTGCTGACCACGCCGAAGATCGGCGACTACATCTCCGGCGCGATCCTGTACGACGAAACCATCCGCCAGTCGACCAAGGCCGGCGTGCCGTTCACCAAGATCATGATGGACAACGGCGTGATCCCGGGCATCAAGGTCGACAAGGGCCCGCAGCCGCTGGCCGGTTTCCCGGGCGAAGTGGTCACCGAAGGCCTCGACGGCCTGCGCGCGCGCCTGGAGGAGTACTACAAGCTCGGCGCCCGCTTCGCCAAGTGGCGCGCGGTGATCAACATCGGCGACGACATCCCCTCGGGCACCTGCATCGAGGCCAACAGCCACGCCCTGGCGCGCTACGCCGCGCTGTGCCAGGAGCAGGGCCTGGTGCCGATGGTCGAGCCGGAAGTGATCATGGACGGCAGCCACGACATCGACACCTGCTTCGAAGTCACCGAAGTCACCCTGCGCTCGCTGTTCGGCGCTCTGTACGAGCACAGCGTGCTGCTGGAAGGCACCATCCTGAAGGCCTCGATGGTCCTGCCGGGCACCCTGGCCGCGGACAAGGCCAGCGTCGAGGAAGTCGCCGCCGCCACCCTGCAGTGCCTGAAGTCGACCGTGCCGGCGACCCTGCCGGGCATCGTGTTCCTGTCCGGCGGCCAGTCCGACGAGGACGCCACCGCCCACCTCAACGCGATGAACCTGATGGGCCCGAACCCGTGGCCGCTGTCGTTCTCCTACGGCCGCGCCATGCAGTCGGCGGCGCTGAAGCTGTGGTCGCAGGACCTGGCCGGCAACGTCGCCAAGGCCCAGCAGACCGTGTACGAGCGCGCCAAGGCCAACGGCCTGGCCGCGCTGGGCCAGTGGCAGAAGGCGGCCTGA
- the pyk gene encoding pyruvate kinase: MSSNLRRTKILATLGPATDPPGVLDALLNAGVDVVRLNFSHGDPSGQVARAQAVREAAQRQGVEVGILVDLPGPKIRIERFAEGRVLLKAGDRFDLIASTDAPPGNLREVGVSYLGLPNDVAPGDVLLLDDGLLQLRVGAVDGARIITTVLNDGALSDRKGLNKLGGGLSLGALTERDKELIKIAAELGADFIAVSFCRNADDMHEARRIAREAGCDAALVSKIERAEAIENLGEIVDASDVVMVARGDLGVEIGDAELPGLQKKIIRESLARNRVVITATQMLQSMVDNPIPTRAEVLDVANAVIDGTDAVMLSQESAAGRYPVKAVEAMARICLGAERQFDHDTDFEAAPRNLERADQAIAMAAMFLTEHIGVRAIVAMTESGGTVRFLSRFRSNAPIYAFSRHAGARRRMALMRDVYPIDFDSRGLASRDAARSAVKQLFDTGKLAQEERVIFTSGDTMEQHGATNTLRLLQVGAGGCAEGLGEL, translated from the coding sequence ATGTCCTCGAATCTGCGTCGCACCAAGATCCTCGCCACCCTCGGCCCGGCCACCGATCCGCCGGGCGTGCTGGACGCCCTGCTCAATGCCGGCGTCGACGTCGTCCGCCTGAACTTCTCCCACGGCGATCCGTCGGGGCAGGTGGCGCGGGCGCAGGCGGTGCGCGAGGCGGCGCAGCGGCAGGGGGTGGAGGTCGGGATCCTGGTCGACCTGCCGGGGCCGAAGATCCGCATCGAGCGCTTCGCCGAAGGCCGGGTGCTGCTCAAGGCCGGCGACCGTTTCGACCTGATCGCCAGCACCGACGCGCCGCCGGGCAATCTGCGCGAGGTCGGGGTTAGCTACCTCGGCCTGCCCAACGACGTCGCCCCGGGCGATGTGCTGCTGCTCGACGACGGCCTGCTGCAGCTGCGGGTCGGCGCGGTCGACGGCGCGCGCATCATCACCACCGTGCTCAACGACGGCGCTTTGTCGGACCGCAAGGGGCTGAACAAGCTCGGCGGCGGCCTGTCGCTGGGCGCGCTGACCGAGCGCGACAAGGAGCTGATCAAGATCGCCGCCGAGCTCGGCGCCGATTTCATCGCGGTGTCGTTCTGCCGCAACGCCGACGACATGCACGAGGCGCGCCGGATCGCCCGCGAGGCCGGCTGCGACGCCGCCCTGGTGTCGAAGATCGAGCGCGCCGAGGCGATCGAGAACCTGGGCGAGATCGTCGACGCCAGCGACGTGGTGATGGTCGCGCGCGGCGACCTGGGCGTGGAGATCGGCGACGCCGAGCTGCCCGGCTTGCAGAAGAAGATCATCCGCGAGTCGCTGGCGCGCAACCGGGTGGTGATCACCGCCACCCAGATGCTGCAGTCGATGGTCGACAACCCGATCCCGACCCGCGCCGAAGTGCTCGACGTCGCCAACGCGGTGATCGACGGCACCGACGCGGTGATGCTGTCGCAGGAATCGGCCGCCGGCCGCTATCCGGTCAAGGCGGTGGAGGCGATGGCGCGCATTTGCCTCGGCGCCGAGCGCCAGTTCGACCACGACACCGACTTCGAGGCCGCGCCGCGCAATCTCGAACGCGCCGACCAGGCGATCGCGATGGCGGCGATGTTCCTGACCGAGCACATCGGCGTGCGCGCGATCGTCGCCATGACCGAGTCCGGCGGCACCGTGCGCTTCCTGTCGCGGTTCCGCTCCAACGCGCCGATCTACGCCTTCTCGCGCCACGCCGGCGCGCGCCGGCGCATGGCGCTGATGCGCGACGTGTATCCGATCGATTTCGACAGTCGCGGCCTGGCCTCGCGCGATGCAGCGCGCAGCGCGGTCAAGCAGCTGTTCGACACCGGCAAGCTGGCCCAGGAAGAGCGGGTGATCTTCACCAGCGGCGACACCATGGAGCAGCACGGCGCGACCAATACCCTGCGCCTGTTGCAGGTCGGCGCGGGCGGCTGCGCCGAGGGGCTGGGCGAGTTGTAA